The Scylla paramamosain isolate STU-SP2022 chromosome 32, ASM3559412v1, whole genome shotgun sequence sequence ttaatgTGTTTAGAATGATGCGCATGTTAAGAATCTGAAAATACAATGACTGAACAAAGgaacataagggaaactgcaagaagctgtcaggtctattcgtggcagtccctgtggcCCTGTGCCGTTTGGTATAATACACAGCacatactttatttatttatttatttttatttatttactcatttatatatatttttattttttatttatcttatttattatttttttttatttatttatttttatttttatttttattattattattattattattattattattattattatttattttattttttttttttttttttttgtgtgtgtgtgtgtgtgtgttgccaaaggcaacaaaattataacaaaaaaaaaaggcccacagaGATGCCAGTCCACGAACACTGCTGTAGTCACTTCTATTCAGAGCACTGTAAAAATTTTAGAAATTGCTTcgacacagaaaaagagagaataggtggtcaattttgtatttttttacactACAGATTTATTTAAGAGATGGTAGTGCTGGAATAAGTGTCTAAATACTTGAAGAAGACTATGGGGAAAAATTGTCAAGCATTTAAAGGGTTGTCTCTGCATCATAAATCTCACAATCTGGAGTATTTTGAACATCCATCGAAAATGAATTTTGTCTGTAACGAATTTTTGAAGACGTCcaaattttccttttgttccttaTGGCGCCACACCAACCAATTTAAACAAAACCCAACACTTCATTGCCACGGTGAGTGGTTCGTGAGTCAACCTGGAGTTCACTGCATCTATATTGACCAATCCCATAATGCCAAAGCTCCAACCAGTGAATCACCAGCATCCACCACAAGTTGATCAGTTTTCAAAGTATCGTCTCATGCAATACTATCCATCTCTCAGCCATAGCGGAGGTAAGATGTCGTCCCTTACTGTTTTCTTGCAGTCttacacatctttccttaaccacGAACCATTACAAGTAATTTTCCGTTCTTCTACCTACAGCCACCTTTTCAATTGGCTTGTCATTGAGAAAACTTATTCTCTTAATCCTTTTCTGTCTTGCAGGTATCTGTAAAACTTTTGCACAttgctggtggtgctgttaattgttgcATGTTACAGTGAAGGGTTTGTTCTGTGGTTGGTTGGTGCAGGTTTGAAGAGATTGCCTTGCCAAGAGGATGTAGCATTTAAATTAGGTCCATTTTGGAATCAGAGGATATTTTAGTGGATTTAGTTTTGAATTAGGAGGATGTAGCATTTTGATCAATTTAGTTTTGAAATAAGAGGATGTAACATTTTGAATTAGTTTTGAAATCAGAGGATATAATATTTAGATGTATTTAGTTTTGAAATACTGTAAGAGGTTATAACATTTAGATGGGAGTAAGATGGTATGATATTAAGATAAATTTAGTCCTGAAATAAGAGGCTGTAGCATTAAGATAGATTTAGTTTTGAAGTAAGAGAAAATAGCATTTAGATTTACTtttgaaataagaagaaataagaaggcaTTGGGAATTAGTTTTGAAATAAGAAGATATAACTTTGGGATCTAGTTTTGAAATAAGCAGATACAGTATTTATATTAAATtttcaaataataaaatataacattGAGATTTAACTTTTAAATACCTATACATACATTCCCATAAGTAAAGTAAGAAATGTATAcatcataaacaaataaaaagaacagcCTTCAGGTAAATCCACACCCTTATAGAACATGTCAACCCATGTCACTGTTGCTGCTACAGTGTTGTGAATGTGTACATGATTGTTGTTAAGTCAATCTGTCCTGGTCACTACAGGAGCAAAGATGGGCTAAAGGAGTGGATGATGGTGGAGCTGCAGGGGGAGCTGAGGTGCCTCCCACACATCACCATGGGAGGCAGGCTGCTGGGGGACCTGCTCTTCAACAAACAGGTATTGGCACCTCACTGTACCTCCACTACATGCACATTGTCATAGAAACATTCACACCCTTGACAAACATTAACAGTTACAAATTAAAACTTTCTCCTTCATGTTGGCTCCTCACTGCACCTCCATCAGTGCATACACACTACCACACCTAGGAGCATTTACACCCCTGAGAAACATTAACAGCTATAGATCACAACTTTTTCTGCCTCTACACCACCATTACATACACATTCCCATACCTAGAAGCATATACACCTTTAaaaccttctctttctttgtaacTTCAAGCTAGTTTCTCTCATATAGACTTACCAATAAGATCTATAGGATTTACTATTTATATTCATAATTGCCAACCTTCATATTCATCTACATTTGTGTCATGTTTTTAATGTTAGAGGTGTGTTGAGTTTTGTTGCATCTTAGTTTAATTATAAGTTGTATAGTTAGATCAGATTGCCTTAGTTAGGACCTAATATTGTGTTGCTGTACTCTTTGTGACTGGATTGTCTATAGCTCACCTGTTGGCTTTGTGCACCAATTCAcactttactattttttttttttttccaaatgttAATTTAGCTCTTTACTTTCTGCAACATGAtgtatcctttctagttttGTCTGGTGTTCTTGTTAAGCACTGCTGGTTATTTACTGCATTGGAACCAGTACATTTATGATGAAAAGTAGATTAACATATCACAGTTACTTCCACTGTTCTTTGTTTCCTTAAACTTCATAAGCTTACAAAACCTGATGAGGGAAAACACTAAACAGAGTGGAGGCAAGTGCATGTTACTTTACTTTTTAGTCCATAAGTATGGGTCTGTGTGTTGGTTATATTTTAGGTGAAGTTACTCAACCATTATCAGTCTTCAATGGTAATGACTGCCTAGCTGTTTTCATCTTAttcaaattgtttttttttgtaatctcaTTCCATCTGCCTattccctcttttattctttcctcaccCATCTCTGCCAAATAGTAACCATTACCCAACCATTGTACATTACTCACAGACACTCACAGAATATCTCCTGGAAGAGGCAGTTATGTCTGTGGCTCCAGATCTAAGGCCATGTCATTATTTTCCAAACTCTggctgggtgtggtggtggacacttttttcttgatttttccaAAACTTGTCCAGTTTCCTCTTAAAAGTCAAAACATTTTTAGAATTTACTACATAATCAGGGAGACTATTCCAGTTATTCAAGTCCATAGGTAAAACTGTACTTCCTGATATCCAATATTGCACATTTCTTGAAGATCTTCTTAGTTTTACCTCTTGTTTTGTTGTCCCTCAAATGAAATATTCCCTCCATGCAATCTTCATATTTTCCACAAAGTATCTTGAGTGTTTCTATCATGTCTCCTCTTGATCTTCTATATGACAGTTGGTAAGTCCAATTTCTTCAGTCTTTCCTCATAGCTGAAGTCCTTGAGTTCAGGAACTAATTTAGTGGTTCTTCTCTGTACATATTCTAGTGTTCTGATATTCTTAACCAGATGAGGGCACCAAATTTGGTTTGCATATTCAAGATGTGGTCTCACTAAGGCTTGAACATTTCTGAATCCAATTGAAGGAGTTATTAACCCTACTATTCAATTGGCTTTGTTAACCTCAACCTGATGATCTGAAAAAATTAACATGTCTTTTTCCTTGCCTGTTTTGCTCAGATCACCATATGTTGTATATCCTTGACCCTCTATGTAACTTCTCCCAATTCTCATTGACTTGCATTTCTCAGGATGGAATTTTAGTTGCCACTCTTCAGTACAGTTTTTTATCTCATTCAGATCCTCTTGAAGTTTTCTGCAATCTTCAGATCCATTAATGGTTTTGAAAATtttagtatcatcagcgtagagaTAAAGAACACTCATTTTTTATACAGTCAGGTAAATAATTGTTGATAAAGGACCAAGAAAAGAGCCTTGGGGCACTCCGCTAGTGACTTCTTTCCAGCTGGACTTCTCTCCATTAACCTTAACCTTCTGTTTCCATCCTGTCAGGAATATCTTAACCCATGTGATGTACTGGTCTCCTATACAGTATGGTGTTAGCTTACTCAGTAACCTGTGAGGTGGAACTCTCTAAAGCCTTTATAAAATCACAATAAATGACATCAACAGTCTGACCCTTGTCCAGTGCCTCTATCCACTGGTCAAGTACTCTTACTAGTTGTAATATTGTTGATCAACCTgggatgaatattttttttttttttttttttttttatgtaggaggaacactggccaagggcaacttGCTGATTAATTTATGTCGTTCCATGTGTGCTGTAATCTTTTCCCAAATTACCATTTCTATAATTTTGCAGAAAACACTTGAGACTAACTGGTCTATAGTTTCCTGGTTCATTTTTACACCCTCTCTTATAGATAGCTGCAACATTGGCAATTTTCCAGCCTTGTGGCACCTATCCTCACTGAATGAACTAATGAAAATGATACTGAGAGGTTCAAGAATTTCATTAATTCCTTGGTTATTCTTGGGTGCAGTTCATCAGGCCCTGGTGACTTGTtccttttcagttttcttataATTTATCTTGCACGTTCCTCAGTAAATATCAGGTGTCCAAGTCTGGGACATGGACAGAAAACTTTATGTTAAGTGTTGCTTCCAAAGTTTCTGTTATAAAGATACCATAAAAAATAATCAGATAAAACATCAGCCTTTCCCTTATCACTGGAAGTCTTTCAagttctttcttcatctctgtgCAGATCTTCAATTTTTGCTTTCATACGTGTTTTTGATTGCACATACTTCCAGAATACCTTTGCTTTATATGTTGAGTCAGGTAAGTCTCACTTTTTCTTAATGAACTGAGTGTTGATATTGCTGTGTCTCATGTTCAAGGTCAGGTTTGTCCAGTTGAAATTAAAATCTCCCACAATCACCTTATATTTCTCATTTCTGTTATTCAGCACATGGATAAGGTCAAACAGATGCTTGTTGTTGCCATCGTCACTGCAGGGACTCCTGCATGCTGAAGTGAATGCAGGCTTATTACTGCCACAAAACACCTCCATGCTGCAATATTTGCAGTATCTTGAGTCCAAGTCAATAATTTTGTATTTAATTCCTTTTATATGTACATCAACATATCTCTGCCTTCTTCACTAGTTACACTCAGCAGACTCGTATTCATCTAATTTGTACTCCAAGATCCTTTCACACCTACATCTCTGGCTTCATCTCTTGTGGTGCAGTGATGCAAGGTGGCTTATCCATTCTTTAGTCTTGAACTAGAATTTTATCTCTACTGAATTCATCTTCATTACTAAACATAACAATCTGTTCACACTATTTACACTGCTGGAATTCAAAGCTCTTAGTTGCCATTGCACTGTGGTCCCTCAGTCTTACCACTCGGTCTCCATGGGAAGCCCACAACTCTGGCCTGCCCTGACTCTGAGGTTTTTTGTCTCCTGTTGCAGCATTTCTTCTTGCTCATGCTCTTTCTTTGTCAGATCATGTTTAACGCTGATGTGTTTTAGTTCTTCacagtttttttaagttcaagTTCATAAAAAGCTTATCCTTGGTGTGTCTATCAGGCAACATCACCAGAAGGGGTCTACTGTTCCCATGGAGTGGCCTTCCCAACCTCTTAGCAAATACTACATTCTCATATCCACCATTTACTCCACATGTGTTGAGCAGCTTGAGAGCAAGATTTCTCACATAATCAGTCCAGTTTCTTACCTCTTCTGGTTGTAGTTCATGGGCTCTGTGTATaactattattttccttcaccttcctctcatTCAATTCTTTCATGAGATCAGAATCTGTTGTATTATTTCTACTGGGCACCTGCacatcctcacttcctcttgtGATATTTACATCCTTGATTTTGTCTGTCATCTTGACAGTGTTAGCCTTCAGTGCACCAAGCCTCTGCTCATGACTGCACCAGTCATTGTTTCTTGGATTGATTGAAAAACTTATGACaataaaagtaatatatattcattgttattattcattaacCAAGCTTGCATTTCTTTTTGTAGGGTGTTCCTGTGCTGCTCATTGGCCACCACATCCTTCATGGTGCAGTACAGGACCTTTCCAAGCCTGTAGCTGTTATGAAGAAGGTTGGAGATAGGGAGGGGCCTGAAGCACACTACTCAGTCACTGCTGTTGTTCACAAGAAAGTGCTATTCAAAAACAGACCCAAACCTATTGTTAATGCTGGGGCCCCAAGATTAATTTAGTGTTGGTGCTAAATTGCATATTAATGTATTAGTGTTAAGGAGTGAATAAATGCATATTAATGTTGAGTGAATAAAGGGAGTATGTGATATGCTTGTTTGTATCTTGTATACATATAAGTTGCCTGAGAACTTGGAGCCTTGCAGCTGAAAATACTGAGGTCTGAAGAAAGAGCACCTTTTCAAGTTTACAATTTTTATTGAACTTATAATTTTACAGGAATGGTTTTGCCATTGAAAATTATGATGAGGCTTTATGCATTGATCATGATTCTGTACAAACTATATACCCTAGGATCCCGTTTCAAAGGGGTTTAACTGAATATAAAACATGAACACGAGCCATGATTCAGAAGATCTATTTTCTGGACAGAGGAAAGTATAGTTCACAGAACTATCAACTATACACACGGAGGTTGAGCCCTGGGCCACAGCAACTATTTGTACACACCCTGCCCCTGACTTAACTTTCCCCGCAACCTCTGTGTGGCTCCTCTAGCATTCTGGTTGAGTGTCATGCCGGCAGCCATTGCTTACTCTCCGCCACCAGACTTGCTGCCGAACAGCAGAACCTGGATCTCATCGTACAACACCAGCACCAAAGCACCACCTGGAATACATCATCATATTTAGAGGTGCATCATtttcataaatacacacacacacacacacacacgacctagTGAGTGAGCTCTTGCAGAAGCAAGCAAGCCTCATATCTTTCATCTAATAATGCTAAAGATGAGCACTAGGATTATGGGAGCTTTAATATCAGTGGAGCTGGGTTTACACCTTCAGTTGAGTTCGCTAAAGGCAATGGagtagatgaaaataaaaacctgGCATCTTGAAATGCCTTCCTTACTACACCTGGCATATCAGTGAATTACTGTTATGTTTAGGCCAAGACATAACAAGACCCTGGAGTACTGCACTGGTCTGTTACAGGATAATCATCACTTTAATCTCCAGAATGGCATTTTTCACGCTCACAGTCTTCGTACCTAAACCTAAAAGGCTGTGATAGAAAACAAGCTACAAAACTATGCCACATCATGAAGTGGCAAAATGAGattgataaaaagagaaaatacaagactACATATGCCCTGGCTGTGAAGGGAGGCTATCCAGACAACCAAGTGCTGCAATTTTACCCCGAGTTAAAAATGTGACAGTATATGAGAATAACTGAAGCTGATGTGACAAGAAATGTATGATGGGACTGTTGtggctccacacacacatacgtgcacacatacacactttaaAAGAGCACTTGAGAAACTGACCTGTGCCTCGCAATACGTTGGAGAATGCGCCCTTGAAGAAGGCACCGGTACCCTCCTGCTTGGCAATCTTCCTCCAGCAGTCCAAGGTGTTCTTGTACATGATCTCGCCTGACTTGCGTCCAGACTGCATCATCATGCGCCTACGCACGGTGTCGAAGGGATAGGAGATGATACCGGAGATTGTGGTCACGGTCTGGGCAATCAACCAGGAGACGATGATGCCAGCAGCCTTAGGATCAGGCAACATGCCCTTGGCAGTGTCATAGAAGCCGAAGAAGGCTGCACGGTAGATGATGATACCCTGGACAGACACTCCAAAGCCACGGTACAGACCAATGGGGCCATCAGCCTTGAAGATCTTCGCCAGGCAATCGCCCAGACCCTTGAATTCACGCTGTTCAGGGCCCTTGCCGATATCGGCGGCCAACCTGAGTGAGAAAAGAAGCTCATTTCACAATAGTTCccttatttttatcaatttgAGGGCACAGATTTATATGAATGTGTCAAGAAATTCTTTTACTTGGTAGATGTGATTTCTAAGAGTTGCAGCAAAAGCCTAATTATGTGACAAGAATTAGAAGCAGATGGATGAAGACTGGAAAACTACTGTATCAAATGAGAATTGATCCTTTTAGACCCAAGGGTCATACTGTGAGACAATAAGAGATGGGCAGTGAGGTCAGTAACTACTGTATGAAGTAGATTAACATCAGAAAATAGACCTGCGATCATAAATGAAAGTGTTGTGAAGAGAAGCAACAGGCCTTGACTGCACAAGCACAtcaaaaagtgctggagtgacTGAGCCAAAAGAATTCACAAGACTTGAATATGGTGGCTGTTTGATAAGTAACTCCTTGGAATGAAGCCATCTAGAACACCATAAAGAGATGTCCATGGtacattaacaataataacaatactgatGGTATTTTTGTGCAACTACAAAATTCCTGACAAAATGTAAAAGTATTTATAATCATGGAGGCTTTGTAGAGCACCTTTCCTTgctaaaataaacaataaacctTCTGGTGACTGTACAGAAATAATTTATAATCATGGAGCTTTGTAGAGCACCTTTCCTtactaaaataaacaataaacctGATGACTGTACAGAAATAATCAACAAATTTTATGTACTGCTATTCACCTCTCTGCATGAATAACTTGAGGAAATTTTGGCAGTACATCTACACTTGTGGCTGCAGCCTTCAAAGGCAAGTCCAAACCTTACTCACCTGGTTCGGGCGAAGTCAAGAGGGTAGACGAAGCAGAGGGAGGtggcaccagcagcaccaccagagGCAAGGTTACCGACGAAGAACCTCCAGAACTGTGTCCTCTTGTCAACACCACCAAGGAAGATCTGAGGAACAACACAACCTTATGTCAACACACTACCAATGCATGCCAGACCAattatgagggaaggaaaggaaggataacaCCTTAAAAGTACCAGTGGTATTCAATAAATAACCACTTTGTGCATGGGACAGCaactgactcacacacacagaggcagctGGGAAACCTACTGGAACTACCAGAACCACAGTAAGCCCAAATGCCAAGGATTTAAACATTTACATAATCAAAAGCCAATGCTGGATGGATTATCAGATGGACATGGAAAACTCAAAATTTCAAGCCTGAAACCCTGGGTAGCACCAGTGACAGATGCACTGCACTGATGTTTTCAGGCAAAAGCTTAGAACAAAGTAAACCTTCCCAATGAATCATCCCTTGTTTCAGTCAGAAAATGTGACAATGGGAAAAATTAACCAGTGTTGAGTCCCACATCCTGGTCACCTTGAACCAAGACTACCCATCAAACCAGTAA is a genomic window containing:
- the LOC135089104 gene encoding ADP/ATP translocase 3-like isoform X1; the encoded protein is MGKAFDPVSFMKDFAAGGIAAAISKTAVAPIERVKLLLQVQAASKQITADKAYKGMVDCFVRIPKEQGVLAYWRGNLANVIRYFPTQALNFAFKDKYKQIFLGGVDKRTQFWRFFVGNLASGGAAGATSLCFVYPLDFARTRLAADIGKGPEQREFKGLGDCLAKIFKADGPIGLYRGFGVSVQGIIIYRAAFFGFYDTAKGMLPDPKAAGIIVSWLIAQTVTTISGIISYPFDTVRRRMMMQSGRKSGEIMYKNTLDCWRKIAKQEGTGAFFKGAFSNVLRGTGGALVLVLYDEIQVLLFGSKSGGGE
- the LOC135089104 gene encoding ADP,ATP carrier protein-like isoform X2, giving the protein MVDCFVRIPKEQGVLAYWRGNLANVIRYFPTQALNFAFKDKYKQIFLGGVDKRTQFWRFFVGNLASGGAAGATSLCFVYPLDFARTRLAADIGKGPEQREFKGLGDCLAKIFKADGPIGLYRGFGVSVQGIIIYRAAFFGFYDTAKGMLPDPKAAGIIVSWLIAQTVTTISGIISYPFDTVRRRMMMQSGRKSGEIMYKNTLDCWRKIAKQEGTGAFFKGAFSNVLRGTGGALVLVLYDEIQVLLFGSKSGGGE
- the LOC135089105 gene encoding chromosome transmission fidelity protein 8 homolog, which gives rise to MQIPVQVSKDGLKEWMMVELQGELRCLPHITMGGRLLGDLLFNKQGVPVLLIGHHILHGAVQDLSKPVAVMKKVGDREGPEAHYSVTAVVHKKVLFKNRPKPIVNAGAPRLI